The Chitinophaga caeni genome segment CAATCTGCCGTTGAAGAATTTCATATTTAAGCCCGTTTCAAAAGAACGGGTACGGGTCGGTTTAAGGTTGGTATTCGGTATGATGCTCGTTGCTAACTTGGCCGGTTGTACACCGTTAAATGAGAACGGGTATAAATTGTAATACACATCCAACATATACGGATCGGTATCACTACCTACTTCAGCCCATGAAGCCCTGAACTTACCGAACGATAATACATTGCTATGTATTTTGAAAGCATCCGTAAAGATGAAGCTACTGCTGACAGAAGGATAACTGTACACATTATTACCCCCGGGTAAAGTGGAAGAACCATCCCTACGTAAAGTTGCATCTACATACAAATAATCCTTATAAGCAAAAGTTAACAAGCCGTAAGCAGAACGTATTTCGCGGCGGATGTTATTTTCCACGATACTTTTATCCTGGTAACTGTTGATGCTCACCACATCTTTTACCGTCATATTAGAATAAGCGCCGGTAGTACCTTTGCGGTATCTTTGATTTAAACTGGCGCCCAAACGGGCAGTTAGCTTGATATTTTTATTCAGCTTTTTAGTGAAAGTTGCTATGAAATCGGCCTGGTTGGTCGTGTATTTCTGGTTCATCGTGTTCATCAAACCAGACAAAGCCAATGGAGTAGTAACAGGACTGTATTTCTGATAATCCAGGAAAGTAATGTCCGTGGAAGCCCTGGCCATCAAATTCAACCAATTGTTAACCTTATAATTAGCATTTATGGAACCCGTGAGGCGGTCCTTGTTAGTGAGGTTCGACATTTCATACAGCACCCAGTATGGATTTAAGCGGTATTGACCACCACCCCATTCCACGTAATCACCTCCGGGCGATTTATATGTATCGCTGAAAATGGCCTGGTCAATATTATTGGCTAAGCCGTTGAAGTTCTGCCCGATATTGGTTGGAGAATCACCCAGCCCGGCGCGGTTTTTCACTTTCTCCTTCATATAAGTTGCCCGGACTGATACATCCAACCGCTCACCGAACTTAGAGCGGCCGCTGAAGCTGAAAGTATTCCTGCGGATATTACTATTCGGCACGATATCCTCATATCTCAAATCGCCGGCAGAGAACCTGAAGTTAGATTTGTCGGTAGCATTCGTCAAGGAAAGGGTATTATTCAGGGATGAACCCGTTCTGAAGAAGCTATCAAAATTATCTTCCGCTAAAGCATAAGGCCTGGATACGCCATCGAAGCCGATCACGTTAATGTTAGGATCCAATCTCGGTCCAAAGTTGATGAACATCGTACCTTGCGCCTGCTGCTGATCTAAAGGAAGCTGGCCGGATCGCCCTTGGCCGTACAAGTATTGTACGCCGTCGCGTTTCGTAAGTTGATTTTCGAAAGTAGCCGTACTGCTTAGCTCTACACCCAATTCTTTCGAGCGGGAACCTTTTTTAGTCGTAATGAGTATAACACCGTTAGCGGCGCTGCTGCCATAAAGCGCAGAAGCCGACGGACCTTTCAGCACGCTTATTTTTTCGATATCATCCGGGTTCAGCGCGGAGATTGCATCCCCCATATCCACACCCTCCGCGTACTTGGTATCGCCCACTTGACCGTAATTGGAATTATCCATCGGCACACCATCTATAACATATAATGGTTGGTTATTGCCCGTAATACTGGTATTACCGCGGATAATCACCCTGGATGAGCCGGAAGGGCCTCCCGCTGTACTGTTAATAATTAAACCCGGCACTTTTCCCGCCAGCGAATTAATCACGTTTGTTTCCTTTGCTTTGTTGATGGCATCGCCATCAACTTCGGAGAAGGCGTATCCCAATTCACGTTCTTCCCTCCTGATACCGAGAGCGGTTACCACGACATCCTTCAGGTTCCGGACGGCGGAGTGCAAAATGACATCATAATTTTTTTGAGTAGTATTGGTTAAGAACCCGTAGCGTTGATATCCCATCATTTGAATAATAATGCTATCGCCTTTTTGCGCCACGATAGAAAAGTTACCCTTGGGATCGGAGATGACGACTTTCTTATTGTTCTTATTGAGGATACTGGCACTAGGGATAGCGGTACCATCTTCATCGGTGATGGTACCCTTGATAATACCTGGCGATTGAGCCATGGTATCCAGGTGGCATAAAGAGATAATGCCGATGCAACAACAAAGGCGCTGCAATTTTACAATTACATTCATCATAGTGGTAATTTTGGTTGACCTATTTCATTACGTACACGGTCGAAATTTCAATAAAACCAGCCAGGCCCGTTCAGACGGATAAATCCTTTTCCTGGTATACAATCACACATAGAAACAATGAAGAAAGTGCGCTGCAGCAAATGATTTGGTTGATGCATTTACGTTAACGTACACGAAATTTATCCTAAAAAAAGCCCGAAGGCAACGTGTACGTTAACGATTTTTCAAATTTTAAAAGGCTTTATGCAAGCCTTGTTTTTCGTTAACGTACACGAATTTAATCATAATGTTTGAAAATGCAAGGGGTAGAGGAATTTTTTTTGGATTTTTTTTGGGATGCGGGGGATCGGTGCGAGTAGAGACGAGGCATGCCTTGTCTCTACGGATGAACGTTGATCAATTCCGGTAATTCCGGTAATTTTCCTTCGTGATGATATCGATCGGCATATGTTGCACCATATCCACTTGCTTACCCAAAACGAGGTAATTATACAATGCCATAATGCCTTTATGACCTTGTTCCTGCGGTTTTTGACAAATGAGAAAATCAATGAATGATTTTTTCAAGTATTCGATATTCTCCGGTAAAAAATCGTATCCTAAGAGCTTGATATCCGGCTTTCCCGTTTCTTCCAAGAACTTCCCTACTGTTGACACTCTTGAATTGGTGACAAAAATAACCTGCACCTCATGTTCTTTCAGCACACGGTTCAGCTTATTCTTTACCGAACGGTAATCCGTTTGACGGATATCGGTCTTCAATATTTTTGCATTGACGCCGTTATTATCAAAATAAGCTCTGAACCCCTCTTCCTTCTTTAAGAGGTGATGGTGTAGATCCATCTCCTTCGAAATGTTCACGATCAACACCTGTTGCTTTTCACGTAATATATAATGTACCAGGTGAGCCCCGAGGTAGCCGCTCTGGTATAAATCCGGACCGATATAACTCAAGCGTTGCATATGATCCATATCGGAGTTAATAAATACGAAAGGAATATTCTTGGTGCCGCATTTCTTCACCAATTTATTCGTTTCCTCCTCGAACATGGGTGCGCATAAAATACCGTGAAACTCTTGTTTCATGATTTGGTTGACCCTGGCAGAAAAGGTTGATTTATCATTCTGATCGAACAGGAACTCGTTAACAATGACGCCGAAATCCCTGACCTCCGCAGCAGCTTGCCTTATGCCGTTCAACGGTGCATCCCAATACCCAGTTTCCCCCGACGCTGCCGGGATGAGGACAGCCAATTTCCACGTTCGCTTTGAGGCCAACCTCCTTGCCATCATATTGGGCTGATAATCCAGATCCTTTATGATCTTTAAAATCTTTTCCCTGGTCTTCACCGCAACACCGGTACGGTTGTTTAAAACACGATCTACCGTACCGATAGAAACATTCGCCCTCTTTGCTATTTCCTTCACGCCTACTTGGCTGGGTGCCCCTTCATTTTTCATGTATCAATTATTGTGGTTTTACCAGTTGTCATTACCGTAGAATCATTACTACTTTCGAAATTACGAAATTCAAGGCTGTTCCATTTAAAATTTATTTCCCGCATCCGTTCTACCACGAAAATCAAACTGACCAGGTAAAAATATTTGGAAATCTAAAAATAATAAATATTTTTGTGTACGTACACGAATTTTTCATAAAAGACAGCCAACCTTCTTCAATGCTCGCATATAATTAGTATTGCGCAGCAATATTCCTTATTCCCCGGTATCCCAATAAGATATTGACAAAATGTATATGACAGGACTTTTCCAGCGTGCATAACGGTG includes the following:
- a CDS encoding SusC/RagA family TonB-linked outer membrane protein, which codes for MMNVIVKLQRLCCCIGIISLCHLDTMAQSPGIIKGTITDEDGTAIPSASILNKNNKKVVISDPKGNFSIVAQKGDSIIIQMMGYQRYGFLTNTTQKNYDVILHSAVRNLKDVVVTALGIRREERELGYAFSEVDGDAINKAKETNVINSLAGKVPGLIINSTAGGPSGSSRVIIRGNTSITGNNQPLYVIDGVPMDNSNYGQVGDTKYAEGVDMGDAISALNPDDIEKISVLKGPSASALYGSSAANGVILITTKKGSRSKELGVELSSTATFENQLTKRDGVQYLYGQGRSGQLPLDQQQAQGTMFINFGPRLDPNINVIGFDGVSRPYALAEDNFDSFFRTGSSLNNTLSLTNATDKSNFRFSAGDLRYEDIVPNSNIRRNTFSFSGRSKFGERLDVSVRATYMKEKVKNRAGLGDSPTNIGQNFNGLANNIDQAIFSDTYKSPGGDYVEWGGGQYRLNPYWVLYEMSNLTNKDRLTGSINANYKVNNWLNLMARASTDITFLDYQKYSPVTTPLALSGLMNTMNQKYTTNQADFIATFTKKLNKNIKLTARLGASLNQRYRKGTTGAYSNMTVKDVVSINSYQDKSIVENNIRREIRSAYGLLTFAYKDYLYVDATLRRDGSSTLPGGNNVYSYPSVSSSFIFTDAFKIHSNVLSFGKFRASWAEVGSDTDPYMLDVYYNLYPFSFNGVQPAKLATSIIPNTNLKPTRTRSFETGLNMKFFNGRLNFDGTYYTAHSRDQINIVPAPVSSGYSKQIINAGMITNKGVELMVSGTPISKKDFSWDLSVNFARNINEVESLAPDVPFIALSEARWLGLLVAAKPGEKYGAIMGYDYQRDPGGNIILNPNTLTPVPTADRRVLGKGVFDWTGGLTTKFNYKNFSLNAVFDVKYGADIFSMTDLFLVVRGSSVKTLPGREEWIASEEARMAAKMSLGEWRAAGNVKGYVPEGVVQTGTDSEGKPVYEKNTQAVDPSTYWSQFYSDGNGIAVPFIYKATYVKAREITLNYSLPRSFNRKIGFKSASVGLVARNPFILYKDVPNVDPDSNYNNSNGQGLEYGSLPSRRGWGINLNVKF
- a CDS encoding LacI family DNA-binding transcriptional regulator — encoded protein: MKNEGAPSQVGVKEIAKRANVSIGTVDRVLNNRTGVAVKTREKILKIIKDLDYQPNMMARRLASKRTWKLAVLIPAASGETGYWDAPLNGIRQAAAEVRDFGVIVNEFLFDQNDKSTFSARVNQIMKQEFHGILCAPMFEEETNKLVKKCGTKNIPFVFINSDMDHMQRLSYIGPDLYQSGYLGAHLVHYILREKQQVLIVNISKEMDLHHHLLKKEEGFRAYFDNNGVNAKILKTDIRQTDYRSVKNKLNRVLKEHEVQVIFVTNSRVSTVGKFLEETGKPDIKLLGYDFLPENIEYLKKSFIDFLICQKPQEQGHKGIMALYNYLVLGKQVDMVQHMPIDIITKENYRNYRN